From Cognatishimia activa, one genomic window encodes:
- a CDS encoding LacI family DNA-binding transcriptional regulator, with protein MATDEHRSLTLRDVSEASGVSEMTVSRVLRNRGDVSAATRQKVLKAAKELGYVPNKIAGALASQRVNLVAVIIPSLSNMVFPEVLSGISEVLEDTELQPVVGVTDYLPEKEEKVLYEMLSWRPSGVIIAGLEHSDAAKAMMRASGIPVVEIMDVDGKPVDAAVGISHRRAGREMAKAILKAGYQNIGFLGTKMPLDHRARKRFEGFTEALAKGGVEVIDQEFYSGGSALAKGREMTENILERSPDIDFLYYSNDMIGAGGLLYLLEKGVDIPGEIGLAGFNGVELLQGLPRQLASMDACRRESGRKAAEIIASRVKDEPCESLVELSPKIAFGDTLKRR; from the coding sequence GTGGCCACAGACGAACACCGCTCCCTGACATTGCGCGACGTATCCGAAGCTTCTGGCGTTTCAGAGATGACCGTGAGTCGGGTTTTGCGAAACCGCGGCGACGTATCTGCGGCGACCAGACAGAAGGTTCTGAAGGCGGCGAAAGAGCTAGGATATGTGCCCAATAAGATCGCGGGTGCTCTGGCGAGCCAACGTGTGAACTTGGTTGCCGTGATTATCCCTTCTTTGTCCAATATGGTGTTCCCAGAAGTTCTGAGCGGTATTAGCGAAGTCCTTGAGGACACCGAACTTCAGCCTGTTGTTGGCGTGACCGACTATCTTCCTGAGAAGGAAGAAAAGGTGCTTTATGAGATGCTGTCGTGGCGCCCGTCGGGTGTGATTATTGCAGGTCTTGAGCATTCTGATGCAGCGAAGGCCATGATGCGGGCTTCAGGTATTCCTGTCGTGGAAATCATGGATGTGGACGGTAAGCCGGTTGATGCGGCTGTTGGCATCTCTCACCGTCGCGCTGGCAGAGAAATGGCCAAGGCGATCCTAAAGGCGGGCTATCAGAACATCGGCTTCCTGGGCACTAAAATGCCGCTGGATCACCGTGCTCGGAAGCGTTTTGAAGGCTTCACCGAGGCGCTCGCTAAGGGTGGCGTCGAAGTGATAGATCAGGAATTCTACTCAGGCGGATCGGCGCTGGCTAAGGGCCGCGAGATGACAGAGAACATCCTCGAACGCTCTCCTGATATCGATTTCCTCTATTACTCGAACGATATGATTGGCGCAGGTGGACTTCTTTATCTTTTAGAGAAAGGTGTCGATATACCTGGAGAGATCGGCCTTGCTGGTTTCAACGGTGTTGAACTCCTGCAGGGTCTACCACGCCAATTGGCAAGTATGGATGCCTGCAGACGTGAATCTGGGCGCAAGGCGGCAGAAATCATTGCGTCGCGGGTGAAAGATGAACCTTGTGAGTCTCTTGTAGAATTGAGCCCTAAGATCGCCTTCGGAGACACGTTGAAGCGTCGCTGA
- a CDS encoding Na(+)-translocating NADH-quinone reductase subunit C: protein MSETNENKGFIRRFLDAPADSVGKTVFVAVALCLVASMIVSAAAVALRPIQEVNALKDKQINILQVAGIYDPNQDVVEAFAAFEPQVVELATGAFTDQFDPASFDDRAAAEDPATSVALTDDPAGIGRKGNFATVYLLRDEAGAIDKVILPIHGYGLWSTLYGFVALEENGNDIFALQFYEHAETPGLGAEVDNPRWKALWNGKKLTDANGDLQISVSKAAPATGADYHIDALAGATLTSVGVHNLVQFWMGESGFAPFLSNLKEGKL, encoded by the coding sequence ATGTCTGAGACTAACGAAAACAAAGGCTTCATTCGCCGTTTCCTAGACGCGCCAGCGGACTCCGTTGGCAAGACTGTCTTCGTCGCTGTTGCTCTGTGTCTGGTTGCTTCGATGATCGTTTCTGCAGCGGCTGTGGCCCTGCGTCCGATCCAGGAAGTGAATGCACTGAAAGACAAGCAGATCAACATTCTGCAGGTCGCTGGCATTTATGACCCGAACCAAGATGTGGTCGAAGCATTCGCTGCGTTTGAGCCGCAGGTTGTTGAACTGGCTACTGGTGCTTTCACAGATCAGTTTGATCCAGCGAGCTTTGATGATCGCGCAGCGGCTGAAGACCCTGCAACCTCTGTCGCTCTGACAGACGATCCAGCGGGCATTGGCCGCAAAGGGAACTTTGCAACTGTTTACCTGCTGCGTGATGAAGCCGGCGCGATCGACAAGGTGATCCTGCCGATCCACGGCTACGGTCTGTGGTCTACGCTTTATGGCTTTGTGGCGCTGGAAGAGAACGGCAACGACATCTTCGCGCTGCAGTTCTACGAGCACGCTGAAACACCTGGCCTGGGTGCGGAAGTCGACAACCCACGCTGGAAAGCGCTGTGGAACGGCAAGAAGCTGACAGACGCAAACGGTGATCTTCAGATCAGCGTTTCCAAGGCCGCTCCTGCGACAGGTGCTGACTATCATATCGATGCACTGGCCGGTGCAACGCTGACTTCTGTTGGTGTGCATAACCTTGTGCAATTCTGGATGGGTGAATCTGGTTTCGCTCCATTCCTGAGCAATCTTAAGGAAGGGAAGCTGTAA
- the nqrM gene encoding (Na+)-NQR maturation NqrM, with protein sequence MATFAFTFGLLLLVMTGMALGVMLMGKTIKGSCGGLNAIADADQCLVCKKDIDPDSPLRERLACPRARKMLDEMNADQG encoded by the coding sequence GTGGCAACCTTCGCATTCACTTTCGGCCTTCTACTGCTTGTGATGACCGGCATGGCGCTTGGCGTGATGCTGATGGGTAAGACCATTAAAGGCAGCTGTGGTGGGTTGAACGCGATTGCAGATGCGGATCAGTGTCTTGTTTGTAAGAAGGACATCGATCCAGACAGCCCGCTTCGTGAACGTCTCGCCTGCCCACGGGCACGCAAGATGCTTGACGAGATGAACGCCGATCAAGGCTGA
- a CDS encoding CBS domain-containing protein — MPTSYRAPNRADTTSKKTTSQSATTNLSAAEATVGDLLSGKGNAIYSIRPQDTIGHAVEVLRDKHIGAVVVTDANGALVGILSERDIVRKLADTPGRTLPHKVEDVMTKDVQTISPEEPLVNALKTMTNGKFRHMPVTDATGLIGMVTIGDVVNYRLTALEHEALQMKQLIVG; from the coding sequence ATGCCAACATCCTATCGCGCCCCTAATCGGGCTGACACGACCAGCAAGAAAACCACTAGCCAGTCCGCCACGACCAATTTGTCCGCGGCAGAGGCGACGGTCGGAGATCTACTTTCCGGAAAAGGAAACGCGATTTATTCGATCCGACCTCAAGACACGATTGGGCATGCGGTCGAAGTTCTGCGTGACAAACATATCGGTGCGGTTGTTGTAACGGACGCAAACGGCGCATTGGTTGGCATTTTGTCGGAACGTGACATTGTGCGGAAACTCGCAGATACACCAGGACGGACGCTTCCGCACAAGGTTGAAGACGTCATGACGAAGGACGTTCAGACCATCTCTCCGGAAGAGCCTTTGGTGAATGCACTGAAGACCATGACCAATGGCAAATTCCGCCACATGCCCGTGACGGATGCAACCGGGCTCATCGGTATGGTCACCATCGGGGATGTTGTGAACTATCGATTGACCGCTTTGGAACATGAAGCGCTCCAGATGAAACAGCTGATCGTCGGCTAA
- a CDS encoding NADH:ubiquinone reductase (Na(+)-transporting) subunit D, which translates to MAQTRRTMLIDPLVDNNPITLQVLGICSALAVTSSLQVALVMTIAVTLVTAFASMFISIIRNQIPGSIRIIVQMIIIASLVILVDQVLKAYAFEISKTLSVFVGLIITNCIVMGRAEAFAMKNPPLDSFIDGVGNGLGYGVILMLVGFFRELFGSGSLFGVTILETVNNGGWYVPNGMLLLPPSAFFIIGLIIWAFRAWKPEQVEEREYKIQQVEAH; encoded by the coding sequence ATGGCGCAGACACGCAGAACCATGCTGATCGACCCATTGGTCGATAACAACCCGATCACCTTGCAAGTTCTGGGCATTTGTTCCGCGCTTGCGGTGACCTCTTCCTTGCAGGTTGCGCTGGTGATGACCATCGCGGTGACCTTAGTGACAGCTTTTGCCTCCATGTTCATCTCGATCATTCGCAACCAAATCCCAGGTTCCATCCGGATCATCGTTCAGATGATCATCATCGCGAGCCTCGTGATCCTCGTTGACCAAGTCCTGAAGGCCTACGCCTTTGAGATTTCCAAGACCCTGTCGGTCTTTGTGGGCCTGATCATCACGAACTGTATCGTGATGGGCCGTGCCGAAGCCTTTGCAATGAAAAACCCACCGCTTGATAGCTTTATCGACGGTGTTGGCAACGGTTTGGGCTACGGCGTGATCCTGATGCTCGTTGGTTTCTTCCGCGAACTCTTTGGGTCCGGCAGCCTCTTTGGCGTGACCATCCTGGAAACCGTCAACAACGGTGGCTGGTATGTGCCAAACGGCATGCTGCTGCTGCCACCATCCGCATTCTTCATCATCGGTCTGATCATCTGGGCCTTCCGCGCATGGAAGCCAGAGCAAGTTGAAGAGCGTGAATATAAAATCCAGCAGGTGGAGGCACACTGA
- a CDS encoding NADH:ubiquinone reductase (Na(+)-transporting) subunit B: protein MGLRNFFDRIEPQFTKGGKYEKYFPIYEMVESFLYTPKTVTTVAPHARSYVDMKRIMTYVVIATIPCILWGMYNVGFQTNAAIAELGASGWRAWILETLGIGFNAANPLANIAHGALYFLPIYIVTLVAGGIFEVVFATVRGHEVNEGFLVTSMLYALIMPASTPLWQVALGIIFGVVIGKEVFGGTGKNFLNPALTGRAFLYFAYPAQMSGDTIWTPVDGFSGATALSVGASEGYAALPERGLEWSDAFFGMMQGSIGETSTLACLIGLGFLLITKIANWRLVVGCLAGMIAFSSLLNLIGSDSNPMFAMPWYWHLVIGGYAFGLAFMVTEPVSASHTNLGRYIYGALIGFMVVMIRVINPAFPEGMMLAILFGNVFAPLIDYFVVQANIKRRAKRNV from the coding sequence GTGGGCCTACGTAATTTCTTCGACAGGATCGAGCCGCAGTTCACCAAAGGCGGCAAGTACGAGAAGTACTTCCCCATCTATGAGATGGTGGAGAGCTTCCTCTACACTCCTAAAACCGTCACCACCGTTGCACCGCACGCGCGTTCCTACGTCGATATGAAGCGGATCATGACCTATGTGGTCATCGCGACGATCCCTTGTATCCTATGGGGCATGTATAACGTTGGTTTCCAGACCAACGCTGCAATTGCTGAACTGGGCGCATCCGGCTGGCGCGCCTGGATCCTGGAAACTCTGGGCATCGGCTTTAACGCAGCAAACCCACTGGCGAACATTGCCCACGGTGCCTTGTATTTCTTACCGATCTATATCGTAACGCTGGTTGCGGGTGGTATCTTTGAAGTCGTCTTCGCAACCGTGCGCGGCCACGAAGTCAACGAAGGCTTCTTGGTAACTTCCATGCTTTACGCGCTGATCATGCCGGCCTCTACGCCGCTGTGGCAGGTTGCTCTGGGCATCATCTTCGGTGTTGTGATCGGTAAAGAAGTCTTCGGTGGTACCGGTAAGAACTTCCTGAACCCAGCTCTGACGGGCCGTGCGTTCCTTTACTTTGCTTATCCTGCACAGATGTCTGGCGACACAATCTGGACGCCTGTTGACGGGTTCTCTGGCGCGACAGCTCTGTCCGTTGGTGCATCCGAGGGTTACGCAGCTCTGCCAGAGCGCGGGTTGGAATGGTCTGACGCCTTCTTTGGCATGATGCAGGGTTCCATCGGTGAGACCTCCACACTGGCTTGTCTGATCGGTCTGGGCTTCCTGTTGATTACAAAGATCGCCAACTGGCGTCTGGTTGTGGGTTGCCTGGCGGGTATGATTGCCTTCTCTAGCCTGCTCAACCTGATTGGTTCTGACAGCAACCCAATGTTCGCAATGCCTTGGTACTGGCACCTCGTGATTGGTGGCTACGCCTTCGGTCTGGCCTTCATGGTGACCGAACCTGTGTCTGCCTCCCACACCAACCTTGGTCGCTATATCTATGGTGCGCTGATTGGTTTCATGGTTGTGATGATCCGTGTGATCAACCCGGCTTTCCCGGAAGGCATGATGCTGGCAATCTTGTTCGGTAACGTCTTTGCTCCTTTGATCGACTACTTCGTCGTTCAGGCAAACATCAAACGCAGGGCGAAACGCAATGTCTGA
- the nqrE gene encoding NADH:ubiquinone reductase (Na(+)-transporting) subunit E: MEAYLSLAVKAIFVENLALSFFLGMCTFIAVSKKISTAIGLGISVMVVQSITVPANNLILTYLLAPGALAWAGFDNVDLTFLGLISYIGVIAALVQILEMVLDKYFPPLYNALGVFLPLITVNCAILGGSLFMVERGYDFGESVTYGVSSGFGWALAITAMAGVREKLKYSDIPDGLQGLGITFITAGLMAMAFMSFSGVKL; this comes from the coding sequence ATGGAAGCCTATCTTTCCCTCGCGGTTAAGGCGATTTTCGTCGAAAACCTTGCGCTGTCCTTCTTCCTTGGCATGTGTACCTTTATTGCGGTGTCCAAGAAGATCTCGACCGCTATCGGTCTGGGCATCTCTGTGATGGTCGTGCAGTCCATCACTGTTCCAGCCAACAACCTGATCCTGACCTACCTTCTGGCGCCGGGCGCGCTGGCTTGGGCGGGTTTTGACAATGTCGACCTGACCTTCCTTGGTCTGATTTCCTACATCGGTGTTATCGCCGCGCTGGTTCAGATCCTTGAGATGGTTTTGGATAAGTACTTCCCACCGCTCTACAACGCTCTGGGGGTCTTCCTGCCGCTGATCACAGTGAACTGTGCGATCCTCGGTGGCTCGCTCTTCATGGTGGAGCGTGGTTATGACTTCGGTGAATCCGTGACCTACGGCGTAAGCTCTGGTTTCGGCTGGGCTCTGGCGATCACTGCGATGGCGGGTGTGCGTGAGAAGCTGAAGTACTCTGACATTCCTGATGGTCTTCAGGGTCTGGGTATCACCTTCATCACAGCGGGTCTGATGGCAATGGCCTTCATGTCCTTCTCTGGCGTGAAACTCTAA
- a CDS encoding FAD:protein FMN transferase, which produces MTSQPLFSRRSFLVMPLALAACKKGWSILELTGLTMGTSYSVAAIDHSKSVDKSELQAAINASLVQVNTQMSNWDAGSEISRFNASASTQPFAVSSELASVMQAAQDVHVASDGRFDVTLGGLIDLWGFGAGQTKTAAPTDAQIAEVMESTGHANTLRVAGGSLQKLQPGTEVYLSAIGKGFGVDQVARTIESFGIQDYMIEIGGDLYTAGLNPDGMPWQIGIETPVAHDRGVQQVVSVSNLGMATSGDYRNYFEQDGMRYSHILDGTTGRPVTHKTASVTVLTENAMLADAWATAMLVLGTERGLEIANERNLAVLFIDRDADSAQKGFVTTPSAAFTALQA; this is translated from the coding sequence GTGACTTCGCAGCCTCTTTTTTCGCGCCGTAGCTTTCTTGTTATGCCACTCGCACTGGCCGCTTGTAAGAAAGGCTGGTCGATTCTTGAGCTGACCGGTTTAACAATGGGCACCAGCTACTCCGTCGCGGCCATCGATCATTCCAAATCTGTCGACAAGTCCGAGCTGCAGGCCGCCATCAATGCAAGCCTCGTTCAGGTGAACACGCAGATGTCTAACTGGGACGCAGGTTCCGAGATCTCTCGCTTCAACGCGTCTGCATCCACACAGCCTTTCGCAGTTTCCTCTGAGCTGGCATCTGTGATGCAAGCAGCACAGGACGTGCATGTCGCTTCCGACGGTCGCTTCGATGTCACTCTGGGCGGTCTGATTGATCTCTGGGGCTTTGGCGCAGGCCAAACCAAAACAGCAGCACCAACAGATGCGCAAATCGCAGAAGTTATGGAATCAACCGGACACGCGAACACTCTGCGCGTTGCAGGCGGTTCTCTGCAGAAGCTGCAGCCTGGCACAGAAGTTTATCTTTCTGCGATCGGCAAGGGCTTTGGCGTTGACCAAGTGGCACGCACTATCGAGTCCTTCGGCATTCAAGACTACATGATCGAGATCGGTGGAGACCTTTACACTGCAGGTCTGAACCCAGACGGCATGCCATGGCAGATTGGTATTGAAACACCTGTAGCACACGATCGTGGCGTTCAGCAGGTCGTCAGCGTTTCGAACCTCGGCATGGCGACCTCTGGCGACTATCGTAACTACTTCGAACAAGACGGCATGCGTTACTCTCACATTCTGGACGGCACAACTGGCCGCCCTGTAACCCACAAAACCGCATCCGTGACTGTTCTGACTGAAAACGCGATGCTGGCAGACGCTTGGGCGACTGCAATGCTGGTTCTGGGTACCGAGCGTGGTCTGGAAATCGCCAACGAACGCAACCTCGCGGTTTTGTTTATTGATCGCGACGCTGATTCTGCGCAGAAAGGCTTTGTAACCACGCCAAGCGCGGCCTTCACAGCATTGCAAGCGTAA
- a CDS encoding Na(+)-translocating NADH-quinone reductase subunit A, producing the protein MQKFTCKKGLNVPVLGQPEGGIGDAPAVNTVAILGADYIGLKPRLAVNEGDIVGAGAPILAHKDSPTVQVTSPVTGRVKSINRGARRALISVEIEVDDSAAPAVDFSAVGNNETREGLIEKLSVSGLWTSFRTRPYSKVPEPDSQPAAIFVTAIDSEPLCGNAAEIINADADAFAKGLAAVARLTDGKTYLCQDPDANIPGGDIEGVEAAGFTGPHPAGLAGTHIHFLEPPSANKMVWTIGFHDVIAIGKLLETGTLDASRVIALSGPMCANPRLVRTVAGASMVDLTAGDITGDAPVRLISGSILSGRMGEAETAYLGRYARQITVIEEDNKQIPLGWIRPMASKYAVQPVLGSAFSKKFYALTSNLNGGRRAMVPTGTFETLMPQDYLPTQLLRAMLVMDTDQAQALGALELDEEDLGLVGFACPAKYEYGIALRDCLTKIEKEG; encoded by the coding sequence GTGCAAAAGTTCACATGTAAAAAAGGTCTGAACGTCCCAGTGCTGGGTCAGCCAGAAGGTGGCATAGGGGATGCTCCTGCGGTTAACACAGTGGCGATACTGGGCGCGGACTATATCGGTTTAAAGCCCAGATTGGCTGTAAATGAAGGCGATATCGTCGGGGCCGGTGCTCCGATTTTGGCGCATAAAGACTCACCAACTGTTCAGGTCACCTCTCCGGTTACCGGGCGGGTCAAATCGATCAACCGCGGGGCCCGTCGGGCGCTGATCAGTGTTGAGATCGAAGTAGATGATTCTGCGGCCCCAGCAGTGGACTTTTCGGCGGTGGGTAATAATGAGACTCGAGAGGGTCTGATTGAGAAACTTTCCGTCTCTGGCCTTTGGACTTCCTTCCGCACGCGTCCTTATTCGAAGGTGCCTGAGCCAGACTCGCAGCCTGCTGCGATCTTTGTAACTGCGATCGATTCCGAGCCTCTCTGCGGAAACGCGGCAGAGATTATCAATGCTGACGCCGACGCTTTCGCGAAGGGTCTGGCAGCGGTCGCGCGTCTGACCGACGGCAAGACATATCTGTGTCAGGATCCTGATGCGAACATTCCCGGTGGCGATATCGAGGGTGTTGAAGCGGCTGGCTTCACTGGGCCACACCCTGCAGGCCTCGCGGGCACACATATTCATTTCCTGGAGCCTCCGAGCGCAAACAAGATGGTTTGGACGATCGGCTTTCACGACGTGATCGCCATCGGCAAACTGCTTGAAACAGGCACGCTCGACGCATCTCGCGTGATTGCACTGTCTGGTCCAATGTGCGCCAACCCCCGTCTGGTACGCACAGTTGCGGGCGCCTCTATGGTTGATCTGACAGCGGGTGACATCACAGGCGATGCGCCGGTGCGTCTGATCTCTGGTTCGATCCTCAGCGGCCGCATGGGCGAAGCGGAAACAGCCTACTTAGGCCGGTACGCGCGCCAGATCACCGTGATCGAAGAAGACAACAAGCAAATCCCACTGGGTTGGATCCGTCCAATGGCATCTAAATATGCCGTCCAACCTGTTCTGGGTTCTGCATTCTCCAAGAAGTTCTACGCTTTGACATCCAACCTGAACGGTGGTCGTCGTGCGATGGTTCCAACGGGTACGTTCGAAACGCTGATGCCGCAGGACTACCTGCCGACCCAGCTGCTGCGCGCGATGCTTGTTATGGACACCGACCAGGCGCAAGCGCTTGGCGCGCTGGAGTTGGACGAAGAAGACCTTGGTCTGGTCGGCTTTGCCTGCCCCGCTAAGTATGAATATGGCATCGCCCTGCGCGACTGTCTCACCAAGATCGAGAAAGAGGGCTAA
- the nqrF gene encoding NADH:ubiquinone reductase (Na(+)-transporting) subunit F: METFGLGIILFTLIVLALVTIILAARSKLVSTGNVNITINGEKTVSVPAGGKLLQTLAEQKLFVPSACGGGGTCAQCRVRVHSGGGSILPTEESHITKREASCGDRLSCQVAVKQDMEIEVPEEVFGVKKWECTVRSNDNVATFIKNLVLELPEGEDVNFRAGGYIQIEAPAHKLNYTDFDIGEEYREDWDKFNLWQYNSTVTEPIERAYSMANYPDEKGLIMLNVRVASPPPGSTGIPAGQMSSYIFNLKPGDKVTISGPFGEFFARETKKEMVFIGGGAGMAPMRSHIFDQLKRLENRDRKITFWYGARSKKEMFFVEDFDSLAKEFDNFEWHVALSDALPEDDWGGLTGFIHNVLHDEYLKDHPNPEDCEYYMCGPPIMNQSVINMLLEMGVDREDIMLDDFGG; this comes from the coding sequence TTGGAAACTTTTGGCCTTGGCATCATCCTTTTCACGCTGATCGTTCTGGCGCTGGTCACCATCATTCTGGCTGCGCGTTCGAAACTGGTGTCGACGGGTAACGTCAACATCACGATCAATGGTGAGAAAACCGTTTCTGTTCCAGCGGGTGGCAAACTGCTGCAAACGCTGGCAGAGCAAAAACTCTTTGTGCCTTCTGCCTGTGGTGGCGGTGGTACTTGTGCGCAATGTCGTGTGCGTGTGCATTCCGGTGGCGGCTCCATCCTGCCTACCGAAGAAAGCCACATCACCAAGCGCGAAGCCTCTTGCGGCGACCGTCTGTCCTGTCAGGTGGCTGTGAAGCAAGACATGGAAATCGAAGTTCCTGAAGAGGTCTTCGGCGTGAAGAAGTGGGAATGTACTGTACGTTCCAACGACAACGTTGCGACCTTCATCAAGAACCTCGTTCTTGAGCTTCCAGAAGGCGAAGACGTGAACTTCCGCGCTGGTGGTTACATTCAGATTGAAGCGCCCGCGCACAAACTGAACTACACCGACTTCGACATCGGCGAAGAGTACCGTGAAGATTGGGACAAGTTTAACCTGTGGCAGTATAACTCCACAGTGACTGAGCCAATCGAACGTGCTTATTCCATGGCGAACTACCCGGACGAAAAAGGCTTGATCATGCTGAACGTCCGTGTGGCTTCTCCACCTCCGGGTTCCACAGGCATTCCAGCCGGTCAGATGTCTTCTTACATCTTCAACCTGAAGCCAGGTGACAAGGTGACGATCTCTGGTCCGTTCGGTGAATTCTTTGCACGCGAAACCAAGAAAGAGATGGTCTTTATTGGTGGTGGTGCCGGTATGGCGCCGATGCGTTCGCACATCTTCGACCAGCTCAAGCGTTTGGAAAACCGTGATCGCAAGATCACATTCTGGTACGGTGCGCGCTCTAAGAAAGAGATGTTCTTTGTTGAGGACTTTGACAGTCTTGCCAAAGAATTCGACAACTTTGAATGGCATGTTGCATTGTCTGATGCGCTGCCAGAGGACGATTGGGGCGGCCTGACGGGCTTCATCCACAACGTCCTGCACGATGAATATCTGAAGGATCACCCGAACCCCGAAGATTGCGAATACTACATGTGTGGCCCGCCCATCATGAACCAATCCGTGATCAACATGCTTTTGGAAATGGGCGTGGATCGCGAAGACATCATGCTGGATGATTTCGGCGGATAA